From one Chitinispirillum alkaliphilum genomic stretch:
- a CDS encoding Integrase codes for MQEKQFRTQRIERSCKTSPAQLKKPLQDLTKSASLREEFIKALKVNDKSDRTIKSYCDAVKMFQTFIHKHPLHVTENDIRAFFYLIKEKNYAPRSFNSIYYGLRAFYEIFLPDVPLMASFRRHKTNKHLVEVLTRHEVILLLRHTDNLKHKAIIETLYSSGVRVSECVGLKFSDLDRKEMLIHVSNAKGGKDRYTILSPRCLLTLEQYYRAFTPKQWLFEGHGEKQLSSHMAEIAVSNAAKRAGIKKTITPHVLRHTFATHFLESDGRLPVLQQMLGHEHIRTTARYIHVCNDLIRTVKSPLDLLSHNSETKGGRQ; via the coding sequence TTGCAAGAGAAACAGTTCAGAACTCAAAGAATAGAGAGATCTTGCAAAACATCTCCAGCACAGTTAAAGAAACCGCTACAGGACCTAACCAAGTCCGCATCTTTACGTGAAGAGTTCATAAAAGCACTAAAAGTAAATGATAAATCCGATCGTACTATCAAGTCTTATTGCGATGCTGTAAAGATGTTCCAGACTTTTATTCATAAACACCCCCTTCATGTAACGGAGAATGATATCAGGGCATTTTTTTATCTGATTAAAGAAAAGAATTATGCTCCACGCTCCTTTAACTCAATCTACTACGGTTTACGTGCTTTTTACGAGATATTCCTTCCGGATGTCCCCCTTATGGCTTCCTTTCGCAGACACAAGACAAACAAACATCTCGTCGAGGTTCTTACCCGTCACGAAGTTATTCTTCTATTACGCCACACAGATAATCTCAAACATAAAGCGATTATAGAGACTCTTTACAGTTCCGGCGTTAGGGTTAGTGAGTGTGTAGGCTTGAAGTTTTCTGATTTGGACAGAAAGGAGATGCTTATTCATGTCTCAAACGCCAAAGGTGGAAAGGATCGTTACACCATTCTTTCACCACGATGTCTGTTAACACTGGAACAGTACTACCGGGCATTCACACCCAAACAGTGGCTTTTTGAAGGACATGGTGAAAAGCAGCTCTCATCCCACATGGCAGAGATTGCCGTTAGCAATGCTGCGAAACGTGCCGGTATTAAAAAGACCATTACTCCTCATGTGCTCAGACATACCTTTGCCACACATTTTCTTGAAAGCGACGGAAGACTACCGGTTCTTCAACAGATGCTGGGACATGAGCATATCCGCACCACCGCCCGCTACATACATGTGTGTAACGATCTTATCCGTACTGTAAAGAGCCCTCTTGACTTACTCAGCCATAACTCCGAAACAAAGGGAGGTAGACAATGA
- a CDS encoding Transposase has protein sequence MSESPIAEIFRHHFDSFVQRNGALTSDHYKVAHAIRECKTENMGSHVYSCPECNHELTIYNSCRNRHCPQCQAYASAQWVEQRIEELLPVQYFHVVFTIPEQLNPFALRNKKVFYSLMFRAVSETIKELGENRKFLGGTTGFIAILHTWGSNLLDHPHIHCIVPGGALSKDHSRWIDSHTDYLFPAPVMRTLFRGKLMAYFKDAVAKKSIVLHGTLQQYEEHRLMQNLINTLYNTEWVVYAKPSFANAEAVIKYLGSYTHRIAISDRRIKEVNQSTGSVTFTYKDYKREMRLKMTISCEEFIRRFMLHVVPAGFMRIRHFGFLSNRLQKTLLAVCKKLLLDSEEKSESDTKVSPVHWYDIIKRITGKDPLVCQECKKGENGTYRNDRPEEKVDLDSGGNTLKLRM, from the coding sequence ATGAGTGAATCACCCATAGCAGAAATTTTCCGTCACCATTTCGACAGCTTTGTACAGAGAAACGGCGCACTTACATCTGATCACTACAAGGTAGCTCATGCAATCAGAGAGTGCAAAACCGAAAATATGGGATCTCATGTATACAGTTGTCCCGAATGCAATCATGAGCTGACTATCTATAATTCCTGCAGAAACAGGCACTGTCCTCAATGTCAGGCTTACGCTTCAGCACAATGGGTAGAGCAGCGTATAGAAGAGTTATTACCGGTGCAATATTTCCATGTTGTTTTTACCATACCTGAACAGCTCAATCCATTTGCATTAAGAAACAAGAAGGTGTTCTATTCGTTGATGTTTCGTGCGGTATCTGAAACGATCAAAGAGCTTGGCGAAAACCGGAAGTTTTTAGGTGGAACAACAGGCTTCATTGCAATTCTCCATACCTGGGGCTCAAACTTACTGGACCATCCTCATATTCATTGTATTGTTCCCGGAGGGGCATTGTCAAAAGACCATTCCAGGTGGATAGATTCGCATACCGATTATCTATTTCCGGCTCCTGTCATGCGTACACTTTTCAGGGGTAAACTTATGGCGTATTTCAAAGATGCCGTTGCAAAGAAGAGTATTGTATTACATGGAACGCTGCAGCAATATGAAGAGCACAGGCTTATGCAGAATCTTATCAATACGCTATACAACACAGAGTGGGTGGTGTATGCAAAACCATCTTTTGCCAATGCGGAGGCTGTCATAAAGTACCTTGGTTCATACACCCATCGCATTGCAATTTCGGACAGAAGAATAAAGGAGGTAAATCAATCGACAGGTTCTGTTACATTCACATATAAAGATTATAAGCGAGAGATGCGTTTGAAGATGACCATAAGTTGTGAGGAGTTTATCAGAAGATTCATGCTTCATGTGGTTCCGGCAGGGTTTATGCGGATCAGGCATTTTGGGTTTCTGAGCAATCGTCTGCAGAAGACGCTTTTGGCTGTTTGTAAAAAGTTGCTTCTTGATTCAGAAGAGAAATCAGAATCGGATACAAAGGTGTCTCCCGTTCACTGGTATGATATCATTAAGCGTATTACCGGCAAAGATCCGCTTGTCTGCCAGGAATGCAAAAAAGGGGAGAATGGTACTTATCGCAATGACAGGCCGGAGGAAAAAGTTGATCTTGATTCAGGAGGGAATACCCTAAAGCTCAGGATGTAA